CGTGAAGATAGTCCCGGAGAAACTGGCCGGCGGTGAAAGGTCTCAGGAAACGCATCTCCTTTCGCGGCCGGATATACTTTCGCCCCTGTCTCTTTTCCTTGAAGTAATCCTCGATGGGCATGTCGCCTATCTGGGGATAGAGCACTCGCTGGGGGTGAGACCAGTCATCATCGGAAGCCTCGATGCCCTTCCTGGTGAGGCGGTAGAGCCGGCGCGGGTGAGCGTCAGGATGGTTACCGGTTTCTTCCTGCAGGGTGGAGCGCTCTTCTTCACCGGTCAATTCCACCCATTCCAGCTGTTTTAACCAGTGGAAGTACCTCTGAAAGCTATGGTAGCGAGCCTTGACCAGCTTATAGGGAAGGCGGCGAAGGAACCGTTCAACCCGCTCAGCGTATTCTTCAGGAGTGTAGATGGGCATACCCGCGTCTATCCTCTGCTTATTCTCGCTGTCAGCCGCCTCTTCAGCGTAGGCAGTGTGCAACGCCAGCTTGTAATGGTAGAAGATGTCCTGAGTGACCGCGCCTTTGTCCCGGTCTATCTCCGGACTACCGAACGGCCCCAGGCCCAGGAGGAAGTCCCTGATGAACACACCGCAACCGAAAGGGCGGGCAAATCCACCGCGAACGGGTCTAAGTCCAATCACCATTTACAGTCTTCCTTCCCAATCCGACAGGTCATCATGGGCGCCCTTCTTATGCTCCCGTCTCCACCAGTCCCAGAACATCGGCTCCAGGTACCTGACGCAAAACCTGACCAGGTCGCCCTCGCGGATCTGTCCCGTAGTATTAACCAGGATAAGACGTGTGCCGCCGGCCATTGTCACTGCTTCTTCTATCCGGCAACTCTTCGGCAGGGTAACGGCTTTCGATCCGCCTGCTTTGAACACTCTTCGTTTAGCCGTGATCATGTGTTTCTCCTCCGTTTAGTTACTTCATAAAGTCTCCTTGCCTCTCTCTCCACGCAGGCCACGTCGCCATGCGGACAAAGAGCCTCGGCTTGCCTGGCTGCCCACCAGCCATACTCCCCGGCTATCCTTTTCAGGGCATCCCGAGGAATGGAGCGGTAGGTTTGGGGCAACAGGCCGTCCTTCTTCGGAAAGTATTTTGCCAGGCATTCCGGACATATGCCGTGTGTTACCGACTTGTCCTCGTAGGGCTCCTTTTCCCCCAGGTACCTGCCGCACCAGGCGCATTTTATTACCAGCGGCAGAAGCGGCGGCTGCCAGCTTCTCACCGGGCGCTCCGTCCCGAATGGAGACAGCCAGGGGTTTCTTTCAATATCGGAGATAATCGCCTTGATGAGAGAGAAGGGTATCTCGTCACCCCGGGCGGTGTAGATGGCAGTGTCCTCAGGTAATCCCTCAACGTACTCCCTCGCCTCAGCCGCGGTATCGAAGCCCTCCAGGATGTCTTTATAGACCGCCCTTCTGGCGTCGCTGAGGGTTCCATCAGGCCACTTCTCCCAGTTGAGGTCGTTCCTCTTTTCATTTATCAGTCTGTCGAGGAGGTCAACCTCCGTATCTGGCAACAGGAAGTCAATCATCGGCTGGACCACCTCTTCCTGTTCCGACTCCAGCGCCTCGGCTACAACTGACCTCATCAGCACCCCCATGACCGTTCCGAAGACCAGCGACAACCCGAAGGCCAGACCTGCGTCCGCTATCATCTGCGTCTCCAGAAGAGTCAATTGCCCGTCCTGCATCGCCCTCGCCATCTTGACTACGACTTCCGTTTGCTGCGGTTGGTACATCAGGTTACCTGCTTGATTTTGAAACGTCGGCATTGTCATCTTGCCTTCTCCAGTTCCTCAAGTATTGTGCCGGCCACCCGGCGTATAGAGTTCAGGTTCTGGTCGAGCACCTTCTTGTCCCGTGCCCATAACGCCACGTAGGGAAAGGAACGGACGCCAGTATCGAAGCCGTAGTGGGCGCCGACAACGTATGCGGCGCTTTCGGCGATAGTTTCCGCATCCTGCCGTGGTATCCGGAAGACGCCTTCCGAGTAATAGTGGGCTATCTCGTGAACCAGTGTCTTGAGCTGCTGCGCCCTTGGCTCCTCGGGCCGCACCCATATCTCACCGTGGATGTAATACCCTTTTATCCCCGGTTCAAGATGAGGTCTGGGCTCAAAGCTCACCCGGATATCTCTTGGCTTCATCAGGTCTAACAGCCTGGCAAAAAGCGCCTGGTTGACCTCTCCGGTGAGCACGGGGACTTCAAACTCCGGGAGCGGCTTACCTTCGGTTTGGTCAAGATCAAAAACGTGAACAACTTTGAAGTAGACGGGGCTAATCTCCGTTTCCTTGAGTTCATCATCATCATCCTTCTCTTCAGGCTTAGGTTTCGGCGGTAATACCGGCGCCAGGATGGCGATACCCTTCTCGCCCTTCTTCACCCAGCGGCCCAGATCCTTCCAGGTGTTGAAGCCGGCCACCCTGGTTGCTTCCGGCTTCTGGAGCATGATGAGGATCTGGTTACCGATGGAGTAGTCGTGGAACTTCGCCATGGTAGTGAGAAACAGTCGAAACTGGTAGCTGTCCTGGATACCCTCGACGCCGGCCTTGAGCTGTTTCATGACGGCGTCGATCTTCTTCTCTCCCGCCTCCACTTCCACCGCCGGCAGCCATGTCATCAGGCTGTACTCCGGCAGGGGGTCGCGCAGGAAGCCGGTAAGGTCACGGTATTCCGCCGACATCCTCTCGCCGCCCTCGATCATGAGGATCTGGGGACGCAGCCCGACGGTTGAAGAATGCTCTTTCCTGAGGTGCCGGCTGAGCGCCTCCGACCTGGTTACTGAGTTGTATTCCGGCACCTCGATAACCTCGCCGCAAATGGGGCAGGTAACGGTGACCACGGGTTTCTTTGTTCCGGTCATAGGTATATATCTCTTTTCCGGCACCGGCTTATCGGTTACCATGGACTTCGTTATGCCGGCGATGAATCCCATAAAGAGGATGGACATGCCGAAGAGCATGAAATCATTCATCTGGTCCTGTAATGGGCGGTACATCACCATGTCACCTCCTTGAACAGGTGGTCGAGCTCGCTGAGTGCTGTAATCTTCACCACCTCAGCGGCAATCTCCTGCATCGCCTCCATGTGGATGGGAGTCAAGTCGTCGGCTTCCCCGCTGCGGCGGTACTGCCGGTGGTGCGCCAGCTCGTGAACCAGGGTATCGATCACGCGGCGCATCTTCGGCATCTGCTCCATGGCGATGTAGACCTCACCGGTAGCTGTGCTGTAGAGTCCCGCCGTCCTGGTGCGGTCGCTGGCCGGCGGGATGCTGGCAGCGTATACACCGCTCGGCGGCGAGTAAGGAAAAACCCGCTTCGTTATCTCACGGGCAAGTTTGAGATGAGTGAGCGGCACCGGGTCCAGGCGGTCGTCGGGAACTATCTCTACCTCCCTGAGCCGCTCCTGGGAGGCTCTGATAAGCTCTCTGTCGGTGGTAATTGCCCTGGCGAGGGTATCCCTGACGGAATGCAGCACCGATACCGACTTATAGCCCAGGTGTTTGACCAGGCCGTCCCACTTCTCCTCGGTGCGGATAATTGCGTTCTCTCCCATAACTTTGTGCCAGGCTTCCCACCATGTCGGGGCATTCTCGCGGACGAACTCGGCGTATTCCTTGCCGGTCACCGGCTCAATTC
This Dehalococcoidales bacterium DNA region includes the following protein-coding sequences:
- a CDS encoding ArdC family protein, whose product is MVMYRPLQDQMNDFMLFGMSILFMGFIAGITKSMVTDKPVPEKRYIPMTGTKKPVVTVTCPICGEVIEVPEYNSVTRSEALSRHLRKEHSSTVGLRPQILMIEGGERMSAEYRDLTGFLRDPLPEYSLMTWLPAVEVEAGEKKIDAVMKQLKAGVEGIQDSYQFRLFLTTMAKFHDYSIGNQILIMLQKPEATRVAGFNTWKDLGRWVKKGEKGIAILAPVLPPKPKPEEKDDDDELKETEISPVYFKVVHVFDLDQTEGKPLPEFEVPVLTGEVNQALFARLLDLMKPRDIRVSFEPRPHLEPGIKGYYIHGEIWVRPEEPRAQQLKTLVHEIAHYYSEGVFRIPRQDAETIAESAAYVVGAHYGFDTGVRSFPYVALWARDKKVLDQNLNSIRRVAGTILEELEKAR